DNA sequence from the Cucumis melo cultivar AY chromosome 6, USDA_Cmelo_AY_1.0, whole genome shotgun sequence genome:
taataatcatctaTTCTTATGATtatgtatttattattattattattattattattattatttatttatttatttattattattattattgttattgttgttattgttattgttgttattgttattgttgttcTTCTTACTACTGTTCTTcttactactactactattacTACTGTTCGTCTTACTACTACTTCTATTACTACTGTTCTTCTTACTACTACTCCTATTACTACTCCTAATCCACGATTTAGCGAAGTCGTGTATCCGATACACGACTTCGTTACTCTATTTTTGACAACACTTTTCGAACAatcctatttttgacattaatttttaaaattacattattttaaaaaattttgtaACATGATTTTAATATCTATACTAAAAATGATAATAGGTGTCGGCCCACATAATGATTAAAGCAATAtgaagtatataacaacattaaGTTTGTAGATTTGATTGTGAACATGCATTTGTATTATATTaatcattgattttttttaaagaaaacaatatcttaattaaacaaattttagatttgccatagtttatttaatttttatttaaactattaTACGGTTATTAATACATTGTGGTAAATTTGTAGATTTGATGGTGAACATTCTAATAGAAGATTTGAAACCTAtcaaaaataattgaaatttcaAAGGAAGTTGAAagatataaaacaaaaattgaataaGTTTTAGAGGTGTTGAAGGTCATTATAATTAAAACGGCAACCATATACATTTcgtatttatttattgtttataatttaataaattaagttacttaaaatacaatattttttctcttttactctattaataattaataacacATGTATACAAAATCCgaactttaatttaaaaaaacttaTAGGGTTTTGTCTATTTTGATGCTCATTAATTAATGATTTCACAAGTTAGACTTAAATTTGAGTTTTTGCGATTTAttagatatttaatttttattgtttttctgtGGTTTTCAGTGTTGCTCAATTTTATAAAGACCTCTAACAAAGGCCCAAGGAGAGACAATACTATTTGTTGAAATTTATCTTCCCACTAAACAATTATAGTTTGCAGTTGCATTTTGTACAATGATCTCAGTGAAagcaacaaaatatttgttaaattcaaatgttaaaaatttaaccaaaaaaaaaaaaaaaaacggtaCATAACGAGAATACTCATTTAGTAAGACTAAGTAAAATCATCTCAATCATTCACTCTCTCCTTTGAGATTGAAAGTTTATTTTTCTATCCCTATGATTACTGGATAAAAATGTATTAGTTTAATAAActaatattttctttaattatcaTATTATGTTTCTTTAAAGTTGTTTCTCAAttcaatattattttctttatgcGTGTAAGTATGTATGTAtaattgcaaaagaaaaaataatagataatttcaaaagaaataaaagtcTCGACATGTGCAACGCACGTCTGTATATTCTAATATATCTAAAGAGTGTGTTTGGAAATGTGATGTGAGATTTGTTGTTGTTGTATTACCAACAAAGAAGTTCCATTGTTAATCTCACTTGAGGCAATCAAATCTCCCAAATATCCAAGCTCTGGAAACTCATTCCATTCGTTGAGACCATCAGTTTGAGGTGTTTCTAAACCATTTCTTCTTCCTACTATCATTAGGTCAAACATATCTACTACTTTTCTAAGTAAGAATGCTGTTTCTTGTCCATCTCCACAAATCTTTTCTTCATATACAACTCTCTCATCTCCCAAACACTTTCCTTTAAAATCTTTAACAACTTCTTCATCCATTATATATTCCCAACTGTTATGTAACTTTGATctattttgataattttgtgGTGCCTTCAGTCGAAGCACTGTTAGCTCCACTCTCAAGTCCTTTACCATACGTTTAGCATATGATAGTGCCTCCCTATCATCCTTCCCTCCCAAGAAAATAACACACACTGAGTAACTACTTCTCTTTCTTGCTCTGAAATGTTCTAATTTGCTTCGGTGGGCGAAGATGCCGACTGAACAAGGAGCCCTTTCGAGGATGCTGTAGTTCAATGTCCTCACATTTTTGTCAACTCTTCCGATGGAACCATCCACGGTCCATGTTATATGGAAAGGAAGTATTATAAACGATGCAATCTTGTCAAGTGCCAATGTGCAAACATCATTGTGCATTACTGTGCATGGTGATACAGAAGTGTAGCATTCAACGCACGCTGTCCCTTCATTCTCTCTCTCAAACTTATCAAAAGAATGAACGATTTGTTGGGAGTAGGAGCGCTTGTCAAAGGAGTTACCTTGTCGTTTGTGTGAAATGAAGATGGGAGTGATCCGTCCAGGGAGCTCAATGAGATGGAATATATGAACAATGATCGAGTTCTCGATTGTAGGGCATGAGAGATTCAGAAGATGAATAATGGCATTGACATTTTCATGTTGATGAATGCAGGCGAGGAGTCGAAGCTTGTCAGAGAAGCGATTCAAATGCATGATGTTTCTATCTTGATAGCAAGCATATTTCCTTGAAGGATCATACAACCCTTTCACTGCAATTGGCACCATGGTTGCAAAAAACAATATCCAAACAACGAAGCATCCAAAAAGCTCATTGTCAATAAACTGCATTAATTGATTGAAATTCTCACATTAATTAAAACTAACCAAAACACTGGAAACAGAGAgagaagaaatgaaagaaaaagcaTATACAGACATACATACACGATTGTCCCTGAATATTGTGTAAAAAATCAATTCCACAGGACCTTTGGAGCACATAATAAGAGAAAGTGCCAAAGCATCCTTGAAGGGCAACTTGCAATATCTAGAAGACGAAACAGAAGCTACAAATTTGACAGTACAGGCCACACAAAGCAGAATTATGTTCAATTTAGTGAAAACAACatcaaatgtagtggctgaaaTCTTTGACAAATCAGCTCTCAAAGCACAGGTAGTGACAAAAATAGGCATAAAAACATCTTCAACAAGGCACTCAAATTTACTCACAAGTGTGGATGCTAAAGGAGCTCCATCGGGAATAGCCAACCCCATAACATAAGCTCCTATAATGGAAGCATGACCTGTAAAAGTCCCTAAAACAATGTATAAAAGAGCTAAAAAAACAACCCCATCAATGTAACAACTCTTCACAGGCATTCCTTGAGGTGTTTGCTTGATGATCCAAAACATTGCAGGTCTTAACACAAAGAAAGCCACAAGTATGAGCACCATTAAAGCCCCCACTTCAGTTGAGATTCTTGAAGTGTTCATATGATATCGTTTAATATGGCCTTTCATGATTAAAATGAATGTACCAACAAAGTCACTAATCAAGGCAGAGGAAAGGCATAAACGCCCCAATTCTGAGTTCATAATATGAAGCTCTTTTACAAGTGAAGCAACAACAGGAAATGAAATTATTGCATGAAAGCTACTCAACGAGGGAAGGGCGAACCTTTGCCTCAATGTCAATGCCAAGTCTTCAACAACCATACTTACAACCAATGTCTCTGTGATTAGAGGGAGTAATAAGGCTGAAATTCCAATGAGTAATGCACGTTTTCCTGTTGCTACTGTCATTCTTAAATCAACTTTTGCTGCAATTAAAAAAGTGTACAAAGTGTACCCCAATTCTGCCAGTAATGCAAGCACTTCTTGACTTCCAATGTTCAAATTCTTTCGTTTTGCCTCGTCCCATTCATTCCACGACCACCCGAATGCCAGGCCTGTCTGTTTCATCCATGGATTAAAAATTAAGAGTAAACACAATGGGTAGCCCtcttacaattaatattaattatgcATATAGCACGTTAAACAAttgcaaatataaaaaatatcataCGCTGATAACGGGATTTAAGTTTTTGCTATATGTGGTATTTGCAAGTTCTTTTGTATTTTGTCACCGGGCTTTattgctatatttgtaactGCCTTTTTAAATTAAACCTCTTAGCATAAGAGAGGAATTGTTTGAAAGTTGCATTACTTACAAGAATTTGACAGGAAATCTTGGAGATCCCAAGACGCTTGAGAAAGAAATATGTAATTGCCAAGGAGAAGCATAGCACAATCAACTGAAACTCAAGAAGAGGCAAAGAAGGCTTCAACCACCATTCAGAGTcatcaaattcaacccacaaACCTTTGGAATTTACATAAGTTGGAATATCTATACATATTGTACTTGTCATATTTGGATTCAACTGTGTCTCCTTTTCCATCGCAATGAATAACCAAAAAGCAGAATTTTTGGTTTTGctttcaaaataatatattcAACACGTCTTTTCTTGggttatataatttattttttttctttgaccaAATATAGAAAGTCAAGGAACCCTAAAAAAACCCTTTCTAAAAAGGGATTTGATTTGacagttattttattttgaaattgacAGCGAAAACGGGTTTTTTCTTATATGGCTGATCTTAATTAACAAATTTCATCAAGAAGTACAACAAAAGATAAGGACTTGGGGTTATGTTTTTATCCCTTTGTGAGAAATATAATTGTTAGAAGGCCTTTAATATGTTGTATGATGCTTCAAACGAACAAGTAGGGGAGTTTCATTTGCGTAAATCTCTAAGTTACTTACGAATTTGTCATCTTTAAGTAATTAACATTTATGACGTTAGGGCTTAAAGAAGTGCATTATATGATCTTTTTAAATCCTAGTTATACTAATAAATGTTACCACTATAGTTGCTATCACTGTTAGTGATAGGTGTTACCACCGATCGCTTTCAATTTAATAAATGATTGTTTgacacactttttttttttaaaagaattttctCACGTTCAAAGCTATCACCAATAGATGCTATTAGTTGCTATCATCGACTGTTCTAATCACCGATAATTTTCTACTTACTATTATTACAAGTGTTTCTTTTAGTTTTCTTAAATTGAAAGATATCATTGATAGCAATTGTGACAGAAATTGATAACTACTATAAGTTGTTATCGTCGATAGATTCTATCGATAAataactttcaatttgagaaatgtgcTATTTGTTGTGGTCATTAATAGTAACTATCAATAATAGCTTCTAATAATGATAGCCACAAAGGGTAGacttaacattttaaaaaacttacGAATTGAGTAGCCAACAGTCACTGTTTATGCAAATATTTTACCCTTGTGCTATATTCTTAGTTGATTTCCTAAATTATACTATTTGCTataattttttgttaaataattTGTATTTACAAATTATAAATTACAAGATAATGAGATTTATGATACTAAACTCAACAATATCACCGATTAACCAAAAAACTTaaacaaatacaaaattaattatatattatcaCCTAACATATTTGTTTTCATTGTACCCCAAAGTTGACAAAAGTCtaacaagtggaaatcaattttaaatgGAAGAAAATAACATTGCAAGGGCTTGAATGGTACCACGTTAATTCACCAATTGACCGAAAAATTTAAGTTAGTTGGTGaaagacaaatttaattaaCTGTACATATTCAAACATATATACTAATAACAAACATATATACTAATAACGGTAAAATTGGAGTATTAAAATATGGAAAACAAACTAAAAAGATTGTTATTCATGCAAATACCTTGAATTAAAACAAATGAAATAATGAATGAATTTGTATGAATGtaaatacaaattaaatatGGAAACTTGGCTTTACGAAAAAAAAAGTCCTAATTTCATTTCATGTATAGATAGCTTTAGTTGATAcatatttctttcttctctcgaagaagttcaaaaattcGAATCATTCATTAATTCTTGTTTTactaacaaaaatgaaaaagaaaaatcttttttCGTACATATATATTCCTAAAGTGTGTGTTTGGAAATGTCATGTGAGATTTGTTGTTGTATTACCAACAAAGAAGTTCCAGTGTTGATATCACTTGAAGCAATCAAATCTCCCAAATGTCCAAGCTCTGGAAACTCATTCCATTCATCGAGACCATCGGTTTGAGGTGTTTCTAATCCATTTCTTCTTCCTACTATCATTAGATCAAACATATCTACTACTTTTCTAAGTATTAATGCTGTTTTTTGTCCATCTGTACAAACCTCTTCTTCATATACAACTCTTTCATCCCCCAAACACTTTCCTTTAAAATCTTTAACAACTTCTTCATCCATTACATGTTCCCAACTGTTAAGTGATTTTGATCTATTTTGATAATCTTTCGACGCCTGCAATCGGAGCACCGTTAGCTCCACTCTCAAGTCATTTACCATACGTTTAGCGTATGATAGTGCTTCTCTATCATCCTTCCCTCCCAAGAAAATAACACACACCGAGTAACTACTTCTCTTTCTTGCTTTGAAATGTTCTAATTTTCTTCGGTGGGCGAAGATGCCGACTGAACAAGGAGCCCTTTCGAGGATGCTGTAGTTCAATGTCCGGACATTTTTATCGACTCTTTCAATGGAACCATCCACGGTCCATGTTATATGGAAAGGAAGTATTATAAACGATGCAATCTTGTCAAGTGCCAATGTGCATACATCATTGTGCATTTTCGTGCATGGTGAGACGGAAGTGAAGCATTCCACGTACGCTGTCCCTTCATTCTCTCTCTCAAACTTATCAAAGGAACGAATGATTTGTTGGGAGTAGGAGCGCTTGTCGAAGGGGTTACCCTGTCGTTTGTGCGAAATGAAGATGGGAGTGATCTGTCCAGGAAGCTCGATGAGATGGAATATATGAACAACTATTGAGTTCTCGATTGTAGGGCATGAGAGATTCAAAAGATGAATAATTGCATTAACGTTTTCATGTTGATGAATGCAGGCGAGGAGTCGAAGCTTGTCAGAGAAGCGATTCAAATGCATGATGTTTCTATTTTGATAGCCAGCATATTTCCTTGAAGGATCATACAACCGTTTCACTGCAATTGGCACTATGGTTGCAAAAAACAATACCCAAACAACGAAGCATCCAAAAAGCTCATTGTCAATAAACTGCATTAATTGATTGAAATTTTCACATTAATTAAAACTAACCAAAACACTGGAAACAGAgagggaaaaagaaatgaaagaaaaagcaTATACAGACATACGTACACGATTGTCTCTGGATACTGTGTAGGCCATCAATTCCACAGGACCTTTGGAGCACATAATAAGAGAAAGCGCCAAAGCATCCTTGAAGGGCAACTTGCAATACTTAGAAGACGAAACAGAAGCTACTAATTTGACAGTACAGGCCACACAAAGCAGAATTATGTTCAATTTAGTGAAAACGACATCAAATGCAGTGGTTGAAATCTTGGACAAATCAGCTCTCAAAGCACAGGTAGTGACAAAAATAGgcataaaaacattttcaacaAGGCACTCAATTTTACTGACAAGTGTTGATGCTAAAGGAGCTCCATTAGGAATAGCCAACCCCAAAACATAAGCTCCTATAATGGAAGCATGACCTGTTATATTCCCCAAAACAATGTataaaaaagctaaagaaacaACTCCATCAATGTAACAACTCTTCACAGGCATTCCTTGAGGTGTTTGCTTGATGATCCAAAACATTGTAGGTCTTAACACAAAGAAAGCCACAAGTATGAGCATCATTAAGGCCCCCAATTCAGTTGAGACACTTGAAGTGTTCAGATAATATCGTCTAATTTGGACTTGCATGGTTAAAATGAAGGTACCAAAAATGTCATTAACCAAGGCAGAGGAAAGGCCTAAACGCCCCAATTCTGAGTTCATAATATGAAGCTCTTTTACAAGTGAAGCAACAACAGGAAATGAACTCTTAGCATGAAAGCTACTCAACGCGGGGAGGGCTAACCTTTGCCTCAATGTCAATTCCCAATCTTCAACAACCATACTTACAACCAATGTCTCTGTGATTAGAGGGAGTAATAAGGCAGAAATTCCAATGAGTAATGCACTTTTTCCTGTTGCTACTGTCATTCTTAAATCAACTTTTGCTGCAATTAAAAAAGTGTACAAAGTGTACCCCAATTCTGCCAGTAATGCAAGCACTTCTTGACTTCCCACGTTCAAATGCTTTCGTTTTGCCTCGTCCCATTCATTCCACGACCACCCGAATGCCAGCCCTATCTGTTTCGTCCAACGATTAAAAATCAAGAGTAAACACAATGGGTAGCACTTTTACAATTAATAATTATGCGTATAGCAACATGTTAAACAAttgcaaatataaaaaatttcatACTCTGAGAACTGGATTTAAGTTTTTGCTATATATGGTATTCAAGTTCTTTTGTATTTTGCCATCGGGCTTTATTGCTATATTTGAATTGTAACTGCCCTTTTAAACTAAACCTCTTTGCATAAGAGAGGAATTAATTGGAGGTTTCGTTACTTACAAGAATTTGACAAGAAATCTTGGAGATACCAAAACGCTTGAGAAAGAAATATGTAATTGCCAAGGAGAAGCATAACACAATCAACTGAAACTCAAGAAGAGGCAATGATGGCTTCAACCACCATTCAGAGTCATCAAACTCAACCCATATACCTTTGGAATTTACATAAGGTGGAAGATCTATACAAATTGTACTCGTCATATTTGGTTTCAACTGTATCTCCTTTCCCATCGCAATCAATAATCAAGAAGCAGAATTTTTAGTTTTGctttcaaaataatatattcAGCACATGTCTTTTTTTGggttatacaatttttttttctttgaccaAATATAAAACGTCAAGCAACCCTAAAAAAAACCCCTTCTATAAAGAGATTGAACagttgtttttattttgaaattgacAGAAAAAGAGGTCTTTTCTTATATATGTCTGATTTTAacaaatttcattaaaaaatacaGCAAAACATAAGGACATGGGGTTATGTTTTTATCCCTTTGTTTGTGAGAAATATAATTGTTAGAAGGCCTTCAAATCTGTTGTATGATGTTTAAGCGATCATGTAGGGGAGTTTCGCTTGCCATAGACTGCAACATAAATAATCCAAGTTATTTATCATCTTTAAGTAATTTACGCTTATGACCCTATGGTTTAAAAAAATGCACTATATGATCTTTTTAAATCCTAGCTATCACCGATAAATGCTACCACTAAATAGACCAATAGTTGCTATCACTGTTAGCAATAGTTGTTATCACTGATTGCTTTCAATTTAAAAACTTACCGATTCACACTTTTTCTTGATTTTATCATGTTCAAAGCTATCACAGATAGATGCTATTAGTTGCTATCACCGATAGCTGCTATCATTTGCTATCACCGATTGCTACTATTACAAATAACTTTCTATTTACTAATATTACAAGTATTTCTTCTGGCTTTCTTAAATTGAAAGTTATTATTAATAGCAAATGTGATAGGAATTGATAGCTACTATAAGTAAGGCGAGCTGCTATGCATTGAGGTGAGCAAGCTACCCGTTTATCGCCTAGAGCAACTCAAATAACTTAATGGAAACTTAAAACTTAAACATTAATCgataagaaatatatatattcatagtGCATAGTACAACAACTTCACTTTATTGCTTTAAAATCATGCCATCAAGATATACATTTATAAGCTTCCTTAAATACAAAAGTTCTAAAATTAGACGTAGAATGCCATGTGCAGCTTCTAAACTTAATCGCCTACCTTGCTCACCTCAACGCATAGCAGCTCGCCTTACTTTCTTACCTTGGTCTTAACGCCTGTTAACCTGGGAAAAAAGGAAGCTAAACACGCTTAAGTCAAATACTTAAGTGAGTGATGGTGTTAGAAAAACCTTTGGGCATACAACATGTAAGATCATTTTCATTAAACAAGATTCAATGCCTCATTCATAAAACATAAACATACATTAgtcttttatattctttttgcCAAAAACATGAACCAATTCCACGCATAGACTACTATGGTgtccttttcatcaacaacatTCATTGGAGAATTTTCTGGTTTATTTTCCGTTGCTTAGGTCACAATGCTCAGGCCTCAAAGCTTACGCTCTTTTTATGCATTGGCCAGCTTCACTCCACCATGTTTCTACATGACTGCATTTAATCCTTACGTGCACATAATATTTAGCTTAACGATGAGAATAAGACTAATAATTTATTCACATCATAACATACAATCATCACACATAAAATTTTACTTGAAACATAACACAAGCTTTCTTTAGCAATCATTCATTTATAAACATTAACGTATAAACAACATTACAAATCAACAAGAAATCTAGAAGAAagctttaaaatttttaaacacTTTGAAAAATCAATCACAAACTCTAAGTTCCCTTCTTCAGAACGCTTACTCCCCCAAAATTTTCTTCTCGTTTAGTGTTTCCTTCCTTTCAGCAGAGTAACTCTAAGAATTTCAGCATGACGTTACTTGACTTTTCACCCCTATTTATAATATTCCAAAATTGGATTAGTCATCCATAATTTCCCTTAAACTTGTTAGCTCCTGCTTAAGTGCTACACGTGTAAGCTTAATATTTCTCATAGTCATGTTTAACTTAAACTCTTACAAGTAGCCCATTAATTGAGCACAATTAggaaatttttcaaaattttcctaACTCTCCTCACCTAGCCACTTCTCGCCTTGCACTAAAACACCTCCTTCTTCCTCACGTCACCTAGCTTCAACGAATGATCCACTACTTAGAACGCCTCCTTCAAAATCCTTCATTCAAAACTCTTATTTCCAAAAGGGATACAAAATATGAAAGTCTACGATCTGTGAGGGTTTTGAAGAGAAGGTAACTCCCAACACATCATTAACTCATTGGGAGTTATTTGGACCAACTGTCGACACCCTTCTTAAGGCATTGGGAGTTATTTAGCCTTACTTGCGACGTTATCTACAATGCCACAAAAGTAAGTTTATTAGATATACATATCCCTAATAATGCAATGTAAAAAACTTAATAATGAAAAGATATATACGTACCACAATGCATGGTCTCCTCTATGGCCGATCAATTTCTTCTATAAGCTTGTACATTTGTTCCATTTGTGAAGTTAGCATCTCCGATGTCTTTCTCTGTTCTTCAATCATGCGTTTAGCTTCATCAAGCTTGACTCCTTACTGCTTAATCATGACTTGTGGTATTCTATACTCTCTGGCTTGCGAAAATAATGTCGAAGAACTGTTAGCACTAGCCATCTTGCGGGACTTgagcttgggtccccaaccaattCATTTTGAGTAGCCCGATCGTCTATCCAAAATGGTTTCACATATCTCGTCCCTAGAGGGTGGCTGAGAACCCTCTAAGGTAGGCTGGAACTGGagttctaaaattttattctgcaacaaattttgTAATAAAAGTACATAATGAGAACCCTCTAGGGTAGGCTAGGactggagttccaacatttgattttGAAACAAATTCCGTAATTAAGTTAGTAAAACTTAAATAAAAGTACATAATAAGACAAAAGTATTGCTTGAGCTTACATGCGCATCATCAGCGGCCTGCGAAATGACGTGCCATATCGAACGTGTGTTTGCTTGAATAACTCCACACGATTGACTGGTTGACCTCATTGCTCAGCGAGCTTATGCTATCACTGTAGAAACGACGACTTGTACCtgctgctatgattgtaaggctgcttttgtctagcagccttgttcgtctgTGATTACTCTGACATGAaaataattgtttattttttatacatataaaaagttGAATGAAATAACCTTTACAATATATAAGTCTCACCTGAAATGCACGGCTCATGTAGTGATCGAAGAGAAAGTGCCAACCTTTCGTACGTCCTACCAATATGTGTGGTGGGTTGGCACATGCCTGTTCAAGGTAGCTATACTTTGTGAAATGCCTATGACAGTCGCTCTTGAACTCCTTGAAAGAAGTGaacatttgatgctcaacaaatctattcattgcttgatcgttgaaatcaagcacaaaataGTGATACACATTAGAAAACACCACACATTAGCTTGGGTACTTAAGTATATTTCAAATGAAAACTGAGTTGTGTATTTCACGTACCTGTAGATCATCCTTGATGACCTTGATGTATTCTCTTCCAACATTAACCCACCTAAAGAAGTGAACTGGAAATGTACGCCTCACACACACGTTAATGGCTTTGCTGAGAATTGAACAGCGTGTGGAATTATTGGTTTCTTCGATCTAGGGGCTATGGACATGGGAATCCTACCATTGGTATGGATGTACCTCTCCAACttcaagagtcgagactgctgATGTCTCATGGTTTCTgctgaataaaaaaaatcatatgagaaacaagttaaaataattatgagttAATGTATCGAGAGACTCACCCAAATTATCTTCCATTGAGGACGACCCTCCTTCAATGTTTAAATCTTTGTTGAACTAGAGGAACATCGCATCTATCTCCTAGAAACCGCTTGAAAATGATGACATAGTACCTGTGGACATAAAGAAACAAACATTGACTAAGCAAATATAAATACCTTCTCAGATTGGAAATATAAACCAATCAAATACATGGATACGTGGTTCGTCACTATCATTCGTCGTCGCTTGATCCACTTTGATGTGACAATTGTTCATCACCATCGTCTATGAAGTCGTTAGCGACATAACGGCACAATCGATCTTCAAATGACTGTAGGATCAACGTCAGGTCTGCATAGAATGTCATCCTCAATGTGTTCATCGACTCGATTGTCGACAACCAT
Encoded proteins:
- the LOC103484221 gene encoding cation/H(+) antiporter 4-like, whose translation is MEKETQLNPNMTSTICIDIPTYVNSKGLWVEFDDSEWWLKPSLPLLEFQLIVLCFSLAITYFFLKRLGISKISCQILTGLAFGWSWNEWDEAKRKNLNIGSQEVLALLAELGYTLYTFLIAAKVDLRMTVATGKRALLIGISALLLPLITETLVVSMVVEDLALTLRQRFALPSLSSFHAIISFPVVASLVKELHIMNSELGRLCLSSALISDFVGTFILIMKGHIKRYHMNTSRISTEVGALMVLILVAFFVLRPAMFWIIKQTPQGMPVKSCYIDGVVFLALLYIVLGTFTGHASIIGAYVMGLAIPDGAPLASTLVSKFECLVEDVFMPIFVTTCALRADLSKISATTFDVVFTKLNIILLCVACTVKFVASVSSSRYCKLPFKDALALSLIMCSKGPVELIFYTIFRDNRFIDNELFGCFVVWILFFATMVPIAVKGLYDPSRKYACYQDRNIMHLNRFSDKLRLLACIHQHENVNAIIHLLNLSCPTIENSIIVHIFHLIELPGRITPIFISHKRQGNSFDKRSYSQQIVHSFDKFERENEGTACVECYTSVSPCTVMHNDVCTLALDKIASFIILPFHITWTVDGSIGRVDKNVRTLNYSILERAPCSVGIFAHRSKLEHFRARKRSSYSVCVIFLGGKDDREALSYAKRMVKDLRVELTVLRLKAPQNYQNRSKLHNSWEYIMDEEVVKDFKGKCLGDERVVYEEKICGDGQETAFLLRKVVDMFDLMIVGRRNGLETPQTDGLNEWNEFPELGYLGDLIASSEINNGTSLLVIQQQQISHHISKHTL
- the LOC127149996 gene encoding cation/H(+) antiporter 4-like, which gives rise to MTSTICIDLPPYVNSKGIWVEFDDSEWWLKPSLPLLEFQLIVLCFSLAITYFFLKRFGISKISCQILIGLAFGWSWNEWDEAKRKHLNVGSQEVLALLAELGYTLYTFLIAAKVDLRMTVATGKSALLIGISALLLPLITETLVVSMVVEDWELTLRQRLALPALSSFHAKSSFPVVASLVKELHIMNSELGRLGLSSALVNDIFGTFILTMQVQIRRYYLNTSSVSTELGALMMLILVAFFVLRPTMFWIIKQTPQGMPVKSCYIDGVVSLAFLYIVLGNITGHASIIGAYVLGLAIPNGAPLASTLVSKIECLVENVFMPIFVTTCALRADLSKISTTAFDVVFTKLNIILLCVACTVKLVASVSSSKYCKLPFKDALALSLIMCSKGPVELMAYTVSRDNRFIDNELFGCFVVWVLFFATIVPIAVKRLYDPSRKYAGYQNRNIMHLNRFSDKLRLLACIHQHENVNAIIHLLNLSCPTIENSIVVHIFHLIELPGQITPIFISHKRQGNPFDKRSYSQQIIRSFDKFERENEGTAYVECFTSVSPCTKMHNDVCTLALDKIASFIILPFHITWTVDGSIERVDKNVRTLNYSILERAPCSVGIFAHRRKLEHFKARKRSSYSVCVIFLGGKDDREALSYAKRMVNDLRVELTVLRLQASKDYQNRSKSLNSWEHVMDEEVVKDFKGKCLGDERVVYEEEVCTDGQKTALILRKVVDMFDLMIVGRRNGLETPQTDGLDEWNEFPELGHLGDLIASSDINTGTSLLVIQQQISHDISKHTL